A window from Drosophila subobscura isolate 14011-0131.10 chromosome O, UCBerk_Dsub_1.0, whole genome shotgun sequence encodes these proteins:
- the LOC117897237 gene encoding probable cytochrome P450 12a4, mitochondrial, with amino-acid sequence MLKVRSGVSMIQSQKAAICISSQLRWQTTAVAAEPRNDAEWLQARPFEQIPRAPVLPTIRNFMPGGKYSKLDIVEIFKVMNEEYGNIFYLPGMLGGPSFLSTYNPKDFEVVFRNEGVWPQRPGSDTLRYHREKHRKDFFQGVEGIIPTQGKTWSDFRSIVNPVLMQPKNVRLYYKKMSQVNQEFVQRIKEVRDVNTQEAPDDFIHIINRWTLESVSVVALDKQLGLLKESVKNDEAVQLFKNLEDFFKLSADLEIKPSLWRYFKTPKLMKLMKALDGVQEVTSAYVDEAIERLEKEAKDGIVRPENEQSVLEKLLKVDKKVATVMAMDMLMAGVDTTSSTFTAALLCLAKNPEKQAKLREEVMKVLPQKDSEFTEASMKNVPYLRACIKESQRVYPLVIGNVRVTAKDSVLSGYQVPAGTFISMVPTSLLSSEEHFPQADKFLPERWVRNATDAAGECPANDLKLKNPFVFLPFGFGPRMCVGKRIVDMELELGIARLIRNFSIEFNHSTENAFRSSLINLPNIPLKFKFTDLSN; translated from the exons atgttgaaagtGCGCAGCGGTGTATCTATGATTCAGTCGCAAAAAGCGGCCATCTGTATCAGTAGTCAGCTG CGTTGGCAGACCACAGCTGTTGCAGCAGAGCCCAGAAATGATGCCGAGTGGCTGCAAGCTCGTCCCTTCGAGCAAATTCCTCGGGCGCCGGTTCTGCCTACCATTCGGAACTTTATGCCTGGAGGAAAATATAGCAAACTCGACATCGTAGAAATATTTAAGGTTATGAACGAGGAATATggaaacatattttatttgccagGTATGTTGGGAGGCCCCTCATTTCTGAGCACCTACAACCCTAAGGACTTTGAGGTGGTGTTCCGTAACGAGGGCGTATGGCCCCAACGGCCTGGTAGCGATACTCTTCGCTATCATCGGGAGAAGCATAGAAAGGACTTCTTCCAGGGAGTCGAGGGAATCATACCGACCCAAGGAAAGACCTGGAGTGACTTTCGATCCATTGTCAATCCTGTCCTCATGCAGCCGAAGAACGTTCGTCTTTACTATAAGAAGATGTCCCAAGTGAACCAGGAATTCGTCCAACG TATTAAAGAAGTTCGTGACGTCAACACTCAGGAGGCTCCAGATGATTTCATACACATTATTAATCGCTGGACCCTCGAGTCAGTCTCCGTCGTGGCATTAGACAAGCAACTGGGACTGCTCAAGGAGTCGGTCAAGAACGACGAGGCCGTACAACTTTTCAAGAACCTGGAGGATTTCTTCAAACTCTCAGCCGATCTGGAGATCAAACCCTCCCTCTGGCGATATTTTAAAACACCGAAGTTAATGAAACTAATGAAAGCTTTGGATGGTGTCCAGGAAGTAACTTCCGCGTATGTAGATGAAGCTATTGAACGTCTGGAGAAGGAGGCCAAAGATGGAATTGTCCGTCCTGAGAATGAGCAGAGTGTTCTCGAAAAGCTGCTCAAGGTCGACAAGAAGGTGGCCACGGTTATGGCCATGGATATGCTAATGGCCGGAGTGGATACC ACCTCAAGCACATTTACAGCCGCCTTGTTGTGCCTTGCCAAGAATCCCGAGAAGCAGGCGAAACTCCGTGAAGAGGTAATGAAGGTTCTGCCCCAGAAGGATTCCGAGTTCACTGAGGCATCAATGAAGAATGTTCCCTATCTACGAGCCTGCATCAAGGAGTCACAACGGGTTTATCCTCTGGTTATCGGAAATGTTCGAGTTACTGCTAAGGACAGCGTTTTAAGTGGATACCAAGTGCCAGCCGGCACCTTTATTTCAATGGTTCCAACATCTTTGCTGTCAAGCGAGGAACACTTCCCCCAGGCTGATAAGTTCCTGCCAGAGCGGTGGGTTCGTAACGCCACAGACGCCGCAGGGGAGTGCCCGGCGAATGATTTGAAGCTGAAGAATCCTTTTGTGTTTCTTCCCTTCGGATTTGGCCCAAGGATGTGCGTGGGAAAGCGAATCGTGGATATGGAGCTTGAGCTGGGCATCGCCCGACTCATTCGGAACTTCAGCATTGAGTTCAATCACTCCACGGAGAACGCCTTCCGCTCTTCCTTGATCAATTTGCCAAACATACCGCTTAAGTTTAAGTTTACCGACTTGTCCAACTAA